In Nocardia asteroides, the following proteins share a genomic window:
- a CDS encoding cysteine desulfurase, giving the protein MTATVPALDVARIRADFPILNRTVRDGKPLVYLDSGATSQRPLQVLDAERDFLLTRNSAVHRGAHQLAEEATDSYEDARVAIAKFVGADAGEIVFTKNATESLNLVANAFGDDRFPYHVGPGDEIVITELEHHANLVPWQELARRTGATLKWYGITDDGRIDLDSLELSPATKVVAFTHQSNVTGAVAPVDELVRRAKEVGALVVLDACQSVPHMAVDFRALGVDFAAFSGHKMLGPMGVGGLYGRRALLEETPPYITGGSMIETVTMEQTTYAPPPQRFEAGTPMTSQVVGLAAAVRYLEDLGMDAIAAHEHALTGAALEGLRGIEGVRIIGPTENVDRGGAVAFVVDGIHAHDVGQILDDQGVAIRVGHHCAWPLHRKFGVAATARASFAVYNTLDEVDALVQAVRKAQTFFGVA; this is encoded by the coding sequence ATGACCGCTACGGTGCCCGCCCTCGACGTCGCCCGGATCCGGGCCGACTTCCCGATCCTGAACCGCACGGTCCGGGACGGGAAACCGTTGGTGTACCTGGATTCCGGTGCGACCTCGCAGCGTCCGCTGCAGGTGCTGGACGCCGAGCGTGACTTCCTGCTCACCCGCAACTCGGCGGTGCACCGCGGTGCCCACCAGCTGGCGGAGGAGGCGACCGACTCCTACGAGGACGCCCGCGTCGCCATCGCGAAGTTCGTCGGCGCCGACGCCGGCGAGATCGTGTTCACCAAGAACGCGACCGAGTCGCTGAACCTGGTGGCCAACGCCTTCGGTGACGACCGGTTCCCGTACCACGTGGGACCGGGCGACGAGATCGTCATCACCGAGCTCGAGCATCACGCGAATCTGGTGCCGTGGCAGGAGCTCGCGCGCCGCACCGGTGCCACGCTCAAGTGGTACGGCATCACCGACGACGGCCGCATCGACCTGGACTCGCTGGAGCTGTCGCCGGCCACCAAGGTGGTCGCGTTCACCCACCAGTCGAACGTGACCGGTGCGGTCGCACCGGTGGACGAATTGGTCCGCCGCGCCAAGGAAGTCGGCGCGCTCGTGGTGCTCGACGCCTGCCAGTCGGTGCCGCACATGGCAGTGGACTTCCGTGCGCTCGGCGTGGACTTCGCCGCGTTCTCCGGGCACAAGATGCTCGGCCCGATGGGCGTCGGTGGGCTGTACGGGCGGCGGGCGCTGCTCGAGGAGACCCCGCCGTACATCACCGGTGGGTCGATGATCGAGACCGTCACCATGGAGCAGACCACCTACGCGCCGCCGCCGCAGCGCTTCGAGGCGGGCACGCCGATGACCTCGCAGGTCGTCGGGCTGGCCGCCGCGGTGCGCTACCTGGAAGACCTCGGCATGGACGCGATCGCCGCGCACGAGCACGCACTCACCGGCGCCGCGCTCGAGGGGCTGCGCGGGATCGAGGGCGTGCGGATCATCGGGCCCACCGAGAACGTGGACCGCGGTGGCGCGGTGGCGTTCGTGGTCGACGGCATCCACGCCCACGACGTGGGCCAGATCCTCGACGACCAGGGTGTCGCCATCCGGGTCGGGCACCACTGCGCCTGGCCGCTGCACCGCAAGTTCGGTGTCGCGGCGACGGCGCGCGCGTCGTTCGCCGTGTACAACACCCTCGACGAGGTGGACGCGCTGGTGCAGGCCGTGCGGAAGGCTCAGACGTTCTTCGGAGTTGCATAG
- a CDS encoding DUF4189 domain-containing protein, producing MSLLGKAAFAVAALGLTAGSVFGAGAAKADGLYAAFAVSDAEWVYGVGVNEASYADAEAVALDRCGVSDCQVMLSWANGCGVLVESEDGIAVASRPTRAEAEQAAYEKLSEITPTARLANFGSSNFSGAETVRVVCTANAG from the coding sequence ATGAGTCTGCTGGGTAAGGCCGCCTTCGCGGTGGCCGCGCTGGGTCTGACGGCCGGTTCGGTGTTCGGCGCCGGTGCGGCCAAGGCCGACGGCCTGTACGCGGCGTTCGCGGTGAGCGACGCCGAATGGGTGTACGGCGTCGGTGTGAACGAGGCGAGCTACGCCGACGCCGAGGCCGTCGCGCTGGACCGCTGCGGTGTGTCCGACTGTCAGGTCATGCTGTCGTGGGCCAACGGCTGCGGCGTGCTGGTCGAGAGCGAGGACGGGATCGCGGTCGCGAGCCGCCCGACCCGCGCCGAGGCCGAGCAGGCGGCGTACGAGAAGCTGTCGGAGATCACCCCGACCGCGCGCCTGGCCAACTTCGGATCGTCCAACTTCAGTGGCGCCGAGACCGTCCGGGTGGTGTGCACCGCCAACGCGGGCTGA
- the sufC gene encoding Fe-S cluster assembly ATPase SufC, translating to MTTLEIKDLHAEITTPEGESKKILNGVNLIVKSGETHAIMGPNGSGKSTLSYVIAGHPKYTVTQGTITLDGEDVLEMSVDERARAGLFLAMQYPVEVPGVSMSNFLRTAATAVRGEAPKLRTWVKEVKESMSELEIDAAFADRSVNEGFSGGEKKRHEVLQLGLLKPKIAILDETDSGLDVDALRIVSEGVNRYKERGWVDGSGEPTRGGVLLITHYTRILRYIKPDFVHVFVNGKIVAEGGSELAEELDANGYVRFTSATAGA from the coding sequence ATGACCACCTTGGAAATCAAGGACCTGCACGCCGAGATCACCACCCCCGAGGGTGAGTCCAAGAAGATCCTCAACGGCGTGAACCTGATCGTGAAGTCCGGCGAGACGCACGCCATCATGGGCCCCAACGGCTCGGGCAAGTCCACGCTGTCCTACGTGATCGCCGGTCACCCGAAGTACACCGTCACCCAGGGCACCATCACCCTCGACGGTGAGGACGTGCTGGAGATGTCGGTCGACGAGCGCGCCCGCGCCGGCCTGTTCCTGGCCATGCAGTACCCGGTCGAGGTCCCCGGTGTCTCGATGTCGAACTTCCTGCGCACCGCCGCCACCGCGGTCCGTGGCGAGGCCCCCAAGCTGCGCACCTGGGTCAAGGAGGTGAAGGAGTCGATGAGCGAGCTCGAGATCGACGCCGCCTTCGCCGACCGCAGCGTCAACGAGGGCTTCTCCGGTGGCGAGAAGAAGCGCCACGAGGTGCTGCAGCTGGGTCTGCTCAAGCCGAAGATCGCGATCCTCGACGAGACCGACTCCGGCCTCGACGTCGACGCGCTGCGCATCGTCTCTGAGGGCGTCAACCGCTACAAGGAGCGCGGCTGGGTCGATGGCTCCGGCGAGCCTACGCGTGGCGGCGTCCTGCTGATCACGCACTACACCCGCATCCTGCGCTACATCAAGCCCGACTTCGTGCACGTGTTCGTCAACGGCAAGATCGTCGCCGAGGGTGGTTCCGAGCTGGCCGAGGAACTCGACGCGAACGGCTACGTGCGCTTCACCTCCGCGACCGCTGGAGCCTGA
- a CDS encoding helix-turn-helix transcriptional regulator — protein MDGTGRKTTGALTSAAPGHEGQTRAAIVQLLLEDGPITATAIGTALGLAPAGVRRHLDALIDAGQARASRSAPWQQKGRGRPAKQYQLTAAGRGNLGHAYDDLAGAAIRQLGEIGGDAAITEFARRRVRTIVDGIEPVAEHTAPRIEAKVEEIAEAFADAGFAATTRQVGAGVQICQHHCPVAHVAEEFPQLCEAELDAFRDLLGTHVQRLATIANGDCACTTHVPLVALPKAASTPSAAQPATERTNDSGRSAE, from the coding sequence GTGGACGGGACCGGTCGTAAGACGACCGGCGCCCTGACCTCGGCCGCGCCCGGACACGAGGGGCAGACCCGGGCGGCCATCGTCCAGCTGCTGCTCGAAGACGGGCCGATCACCGCGACCGCCATCGGCACCGCGCTCGGGCTCGCGCCCGCGGGCGTGCGCAGGCACCTCGACGCGCTCATCGATGCGGGTCAGGCGCGGGCGAGCCGGTCGGCGCCGTGGCAGCAGAAGGGCCGCGGCCGTCCGGCCAAGCAGTACCAGCTCACCGCGGCGGGCCGCGGCAATCTCGGTCACGCCTACGACGACCTGGCCGGGGCGGCGATCCGTCAGCTCGGCGAGATCGGTGGCGACGCCGCGATCACCGAGTTCGCCCGCAGGCGGGTGCGCACCATCGTCGACGGCATCGAGCCGGTCGCCGAGCACACCGCCCCCCGGATCGAGGCCAAGGTGGAGGAGATCGCCGAGGCGTTCGCCGACGCCGGCTTCGCCGCCACCACCCGCCAGGTCGGTGCCGGTGTGCAGATCTGCCAGCACCACTGCCCGGTGGCCCACGTGGCCGAGGAATTCCCGCAGCTGTGCGAGGCCGAACTGGACGCTTTCCGGGACCTGCTCGGCACCCACGTCCAACGACTTGCGACCATCGCCAACGGCGATTGCGCCTGTACCACCCACGTACCGCTGGTCGCGCTGCCCAAGGCAGCGTCCACCCCATCCGCCGCACAGCCCGCGACGGAACGAACGAACGACTCCGGAAGGAGTGCCGAATGA
- a CDS encoding metal-sulfur cluster assembly factor, protein MSETPEATETAAPEVELTPEQIEHLENLEEAMRDVVDPELGINVVDLGLVYGMSVDAENIATLDMTLTSAACPLTDVIEDQSRNALVRSGLVEDLKINWVWMPPWGPDKITEDGREQLRALGFTV, encoded by the coding sequence ATGAGTGAGACACCCGAAGCCACCGAGACCGCCGCTCCCGAGGTGGAGCTGACGCCCGAGCAGATCGAGCATCTCGAGAACCTCGAGGAGGCCATGCGCGACGTGGTCGACCCCGAGCTCGGCATCAACGTGGTCGACCTCGGCCTGGTCTACGGCATGTCGGTCGACGCGGAGAACATCGCCACCCTCGACATGACGCTGACCTCGGCGGCCTGTCCGCTGACCGACGTCATCGAGGACCAGTCCCGCAACGCCCTGGTGCGCAGCGGCCTGGTCGAGGACCTGAAGATCAACTGGGTCTGGATGCCCCCGTGGGGCCCGGACAAGATCACCGAGGACGGCCGCGAACAGCTGCGCGCCCTCGGCTTCACGGTCTAG
- a CDS encoding TetR/AcrR family transcriptional regulator, with amino-acid sequence MSAQLFGSRGIGNTSTNRIAAEAGMSIGTLYRYFSDRDEIVKELTDGLFLQVEDSYSRLLTGAADKPPRDAVAEIIRIAVEILVANGPLVRALVADLHFYGSGIPEFEPRLRMIMKLYLLHLIGPTTDIDIDTMAFVVLNAGFATALRSVEMEDQGMDRDVVVEHTADMIGAWIASLTEPETV; translated from the coding sequence GTGTCCGCTCAGCTTTTCGGCAGTCGCGGCATCGGCAACACCTCGACCAATCGGATCGCCGCCGAGGCGGGCATGAGCATCGGCACCCTGTACCGCTATTTCAGCGATCGGGACGAGATCGTCAAGGAGCTGACCGACGGACTGTTCTTGCAGGTCGAGGACAGCTACAGCAGACTGCTCACGGGCGCCGCCGACAAACCGCCGCGCGACGCCGTCGCCGAGATCATCCGGATCGCGGTGGAGATCCTGGTGGCCAACGGGCCACTGGTGCGCGCCCTGGTCGCCGATCTGCACTTCTACGGCAGCGGCATCCCGGAATTCGAGCCCCGACTGCGCATGATCATGAAGCTGTACCTGCTGCACCTGATCGGACCCACCACCGACATCGATATCGACACCATGGCCTTCGTGGTGCTCAACGCCGGTTTCGCGACCGCGCTGCGCTCGGTCGAGATGGAGGACCAGGGCATGGACCGCGATGTGGTCGTCGAGCACACCGCCGACATGATCGGCGCCTGGATCGCCTCGCTCACCGAACCCGAAACGGTCTGA
- the sufD gene encoding Fe-S cluster assembly protein SufD, producing MAVDNVAEAAEARIPAINKGEVFTSFDVNAFEVPSGRDEEWRFTPLRRLRGLHDGTAVRDGVPTVEVTPVEGVTVETVDRADARLGQAGTPADRVAAQAYSGFESATVVSVGAETEVAEPVTITVTGPGEGRTAYGHLQIRLGNFAAATVVLDQRGSGTYAENVEFVLGDSAKLTVVAVQEWNEDAVHATAHHLKLGRDATVRHFSATLGGDLVRLTGTVRYAGPGGEAELFGLYFADAGEHFEQRLLVDHSEPNCKSNVLYKGALQGDPASAKGDARTVWVGDVLIRAAAEGTDTYEANRNLVLTDGARADSVPNLEIETGEIAGAGHASATGRFDDEQLFYLRARGIPEDVARRLVVRGFFHEIIQKIAVPEVRERLEAAIEAELATVGI from the coding sequence ATGGCCGTGGACAACGTTGCCGAGGCCGCCGAGGCTCGCATTCCCGCGATCAATAAGGGCGAGGTCTTCACCTCGTTCGACGTGAACGCGTTCGAGGTCCCGTCGGGCCGCGACGAGGAGTGGCGGTTCACCCCGCTGCGCCGTCTGCGCGGCCTGCACGACGGCACCGCCGTGCGTGACGGTGTGCCGACCGTCGAGGTCACCCCGGTCGAGGGCGTCACCGTCGAGACCGTCGACCGCGCCGACGCGCGTCTCGGTCAGGCGGGCACCCCCGCCGATCGGGTTGCCGCCCAGGCCTATTCGGGCTTCGAGTCGGCGACCGTCGTGTCGGTCGGCGCGGAGACCGAGGTCGCCGAGCCCGTGACGATCACCGTCACCGGTCCCGGCGAGGGCAGGACCGCCTACGGCCACCTGCAGATCCGGCTGGGCAACTTCGCCGCCGCCACCGTGGTCCTGGACCAGCGCGGCAGCGGCACCTACGCCGAGAACGTCGAATTCGTGCTCGGAGACAGCGCCAAGCTGACCGTCGTCGCCGTCCAGGAATGGAACGAAGACGCCGTGCACGCCACCGCGCATCACCTGAAGCTGGGCCGCGACGCCACCGTGCGCCACTTCTCGGCCACTCTCGGCGGTGATCTGGTCCGGCTCACCGGCACCGTGCGCTACGCCGGTCCGGGTGGCGAGGCCGAGCTGTTCGGCCTGTACTTCGCCGACGCGGGCGAGCACTTCGAGCAGCGCCTGCTGGTCGATCACTCCGAGCCCAACTGCAAGTCCAACGTGCTGTACAAGGGTGCGCTGCAGGGTGATCCGGCCTCGGCCAAGGGCGATGCCCGCACCGTGTGGGTCGGCGACGTGCTGATCCGCGCGGCCGCCGAGGGCACCGACACCTACGAGGCCAACCGCAACCTGGTGCTCACCGACGGCGCGCGCGCCGACTCGGTGCCGAACCTGGAGATCGAGACCGGCGAGATCGCCGGCGCCGGCCACGCCAGCGCCACCGGCCGGTTCGACGACGAGCAGCTGTTCTACCTGCGCGCTCGTGGCATTCCGGAAGACGTCGCCCGCCGCCTGGTGGTGCGTGGCTTCTTCCACGAGATCATCCAGAAGATCGCGGTCCCCGAGGTCCGGGAGCGGCTGGAGGCGGCCATCGAGGCCGAGCTCGCCACTGTCGGTATCTGA
- a CDS encoding FAD-dependent oxidoreductase, with amino-acid sequence MTSFWLHDAEVPARLRLTPGSRYETVVLGGGLVGLATALLLAEAGREVAVVEARRVGAGTTAASTAKISLLQGTRGQRIASRHGSAILSRYLAANIDGLDWLLNFCAGHDIDTQRVSALTYAQDTSEIAAVRAEFEATRAAGLPTEFVDDLDVPFPAYGAVRLREQAQVDPMALLAALAADVEAHGAPIFESTRAQSLRHRDGEVVIGTEHGEVRAADVVVATGTPIFDRGGFFARLTAQRSYLAAFRVPGPVPQEMYLSAGQPTRSLRVFPDTDGDVLFVGGSGHEVGRADSANAHAREVLDWTRRWFPGAEPLSRWSAQDYHPVGELPYVGPLVPGRDEVLVATGLAKWGLTNGAAAALALAGRITGKRPPWTRTLSTWRPDEVTSIVAGTKANAAVARYLSTGWLGLLGPGEHGVPREGCGRIERRGLHPTAVSTVDGVTTAVSAVCPHLHGIVRWNDAERTWDCPLHGSRFGPDGAVLEGPATEPLPPR; translated from the coding sequence ATGACGTCCTTCTGGTTGCACGACGCCGAGGTCCCCGCCCGATTGCGGCTGACCCCCGGCTCCCGGTACGAGACCGTCGTCCTCGGCGGCGGCCTGGTGGGCCTGGCCACCGCGTTGCTGCTCGCCGAGGCGGGCCGCGAGGTGGCGGTGGTCGAGGCGAGACGGGTCGGGGCGGGCACCACGGCCGCCTCCACCGCCAAGATCTCGCTGCTGCAGGGCACGCGGGGGCAGCGGATCGCGAGCAGGCACGGCAGCGCGATCCTGTCGCGGTACCTCGCGGCGAACATCGACGGCCTGGACTGGCTGCTGAACTTCTGCGCGGGCCACGACATCGACACCCAGCGGGTGTCCGCGCTCACCTACGCGCAGGACACGTCCGAGATCGCCGCCGTACGAGCGGAATTCGAGGCCACCCGGGCGGCGGGGCTGCCCACCGAATTCGTCGACGATCTCGACGTCCCCTTCCCCGCGTACGGCGCGGTGCGGCTGCGCGAGCAGGCCCAGGTGGATCCGATGGCGCTGCTGGCCGCCCTCGCCGCCGACGTCGAGGCGCACGGCGCGCCGATCTTCGAATCCACCCGCGCGCAGAGCCTGCGCCATCGCGACGGCGAGGTGGTGATCGGCACCGAACACGGCGAGGTGCGGGCCGCCGACGTCGTCGTGGCCACCGGCACCCCGATCTTCGACCGCGGCGGCTTCTTCGCCCGCCTCACCGCGCAACGCTCCTATCTGGCGGCCTTCCGCGTGCCGGGCCCGGTGCCGCAGGAGATGTACCTGAGCGCCGGGCAGCCCACCCGTTCCCTGCGGGTGTTCCCCGACACCGACGGTGACGTGCTGTTCGTCGGCGGCAGCGGCCACGAGGTGGGCCGGGCGGACTCCGCGAACGCCCACGCCCGGGAGGTGCTGGACTGGACCCGGCGCTGGTTCCCCGGCGCCGAACCGCTCAGCCGCTGGTCGGCGCAGGACTACCACCCCGTCGGCGAACTGCCCTACGTCGGCCCGCTGGTGCCCGGCCGCGACGAGGTCCTGGTCGCCACCGGTTTGGCGAAGTGGGGGCTGACCAACGGCGCCGCCGCGGCGCTGGCCCTGGCCGGGCGGATCACCGGCAAGCGGCCGCCGTGGACCAGGACGCTGTCGACCTGGCGGCCCGACGAGGTGACCTCGATCGTGGCGGGCACGAAGGCCAACGCCGCGGTGGCCAGGTACCTGTCGACCGGGTGGCTGGGCTTGCTCGGCCCGGGGGAGCACGGCGTGCCGCGGGAAGGCTGCGGCCGGATCGAACGGCGCGGACTGCACCCCACCGCCGTGTCCACCGTCGACGGCGTGACCACCGCGGTGTCGGCGGTGTGCCCGCACCTGCACGGCATCGTCCGCTGGAACGACGCCGAACGGACCTGGGACTGCCCGCTGCACGGATCCCGGTTCGGGCCGGACGGCGCGGTCCTGGAGGGTCCGGCGACCGAACCGCTACCCCCGCGGTAG
- the sufU gene encoding Fe-S cluster assembly sulfur transfer protein SufU, with the protein MRMEQMYQEVILDHYKHPHHRGLREPFGAEVHHVNPTCGDEVTLRVNIDDAGEIADVSYDGQGCSISQAATSILTDQVIGLPVQQALKVVDSYSEMISSRGTVDGDEDMIGDGIALAGVAKYPARVKCALLGWMAFKDAVVQIASAEEAKPAMGNGEA; encoded by the coding sequence ATGCGCATGGAGCAGATGTACCAGGAAGTGATCCTGGACCACTACAAGCACCCGCATCACCGCGGGCTGCGGGAGCCGTTCGGTGCCGAAGTGCACCACGTGAACCCGACCTGCGGTGACGAGGTGACCCTGCGGGTGAACATCGACGACGCGGGCGAGATCGCCGATGTGTCCTACGACGGACAGGGCTGCTCGATCAGCCAGGCCGCCACCTCGATCCTCACCGATCAGGTGATCGGGCTGCCGGTGCAGCAGGCGCTGAAGGTGGTCGACTCCTACAGCGAGATGATCTCCAGCCGCGGCACCGTCGACGGCGACGAGGACATGATCGGCGACGGCATCGCCCTGGCCGGCGTCGCGAAGTACCCGGCGCGCGTGAAGTGCGCGCTGCTGGGCTGGATGGCGTTCAAGGACGCCGTCGTGCAGATCGCCTCGGCCGAGGAGGCCAAGCCCGCCATGGGAAATGGGGAAGCGTGA
- a CDS encoding DUF4189 domain-containing protein, translating to MSFTGKAGVAVAALGLAAGSIFGAGTANAQSLHGAIAFSEENWTYESSFDWPSFEEAKDRALTRCGYDDCEVMVSWANGCGALVWNDQGWVAAASGPNRSEAVRKAIDKLSQGVPVAQLANFGSSDLSGTKVVEVVCTSNAN from the coding sequence ATGAGTTTCACAGGTAAGGCCGGCGTCGCCGTCGCGGCGCTCGGTCTTGCGGCGGGGTCGATCTTCGGCGCCGGTACGGCGAACGCGCAGAGCCTGCACGGCGCGATCGCGTTCAGCGAGGAGAACTGGACCTACGAGTCCAGCTTCGACTGGCCGAGCTTCGAGGAGGCCAAGGACCGGGCGCTGACCCGGTGCGGCTATGACGACTGCGAAGTGATGGTGTCGTGGGCCAACGGCTGCGGCGCGCTGGTCTGGAATGACCAGGGCTGGGTCGCCGCCGCGTCGGGCCCCAACCGCAGCGAGGCCGTGCGCAAGGCCATCGACAAGCTGTCCCAGGGTGTTCCGGTCGCTCAGCTGGCGAACTTCGGTTCGTCCGATCTCAGCGGTACCAAGGTCGTCGAGGTCGTTTGCACCTCGAACGCGAACTGA
- the sufB gene encoding Fe-S cluster assembly protein SufB produces the protein MTTTTDQVQPLTQDETIASLGNYGYGWADSDVAGASAQRGLSEAVVRDISAKKNEPEWMLDIRLKALRIFDRKPMPNWGSNLDGIDFDNIKYFVRSSEKQAESWEDLPEDIKNTYDKLGIPEAEKQRLVSGVAAQYESEVVYHSIREDLEKQGVIFLDTDTALKEHPEIFQEYFGSVIPAGDNKFSALNTAVWSGGSFIYVPPGVHVDIPLQAYFRINTENMGQFERTLIIVDEDAYVHYVEGCTAPIYKSDSLHSAVVEIIVKKGGRCRYTTIQNWSNNVYNLVTKRAKAEAGATMEWVDGNIGSKVTMKYPAVWMTGEHAHGEVLSVAFAGVGQHQDTGAKMLHLAPHTSSTIVSKSVARGGGRASYRGLVQVNKGAHGSKSTVKCDALLVDTISRSDTYPYVDIREDDVTMGHEATVSKVSEDQLFYLMSRGLTEDEAMAMVVRGFVEPIAKELPMEYALELNRLIELQMEGAVG, from the coding sequence ATGACGACGACCACCGACCAGGTGCAACCGCTGACCCAGGACGAGACCATCGCCTCGCTGGGCAACTACGGTTACGGCTGGGCCGATTCGGATGTGGCCGGTGCCAGCGCGCAACGCGGCCTGTCGGAAGCTGTCGTTCGCGACATCTCGGCCAAGAAGAACGAGCCGGAGTGGATGCTCGACATCCGCCTCAAGGCGCTGCGCATCTTCGATCGCAAGCCCATGCCGAACTGGGGTTCCAACCTCGACGGCATCGACTTCGACAACATCAAGTACTTCGTGCGCTCGTCCGAGAAGCAGGCCGAGAGCTGGGAAGACCTGCCCGAGGACATCAAGAACACCTACGACAAGCTGGGCATCCCCGAGGCCGAGAAGCAGCGCCTCGTCTCCGGTGTCGCCGCGCAGTACGAGTCCGAGGTCGTCTACCACTCCATCCGTGAGGACCTGGAGAAGCAGGGCGTCATCTTCCTCGACACCGACACCGCGCTCAAGGAGCACCCGGAGATCTTCCAGGAGTACTTCGGCTCGGTGATCCCCGCCGGCGACAACAAGTTCTCCGCGCTCAACACCGCCGTGTGGTCGGGCGGTTCGTTCATCTACGTGCCGCCGGGCGTGCACGTCGACATCCCGCTGCAGGCCTACTTCCGGATCAACACCGAGAACATGGGCCAGTTCGAGCGGACGCTGATCATCGTCGACGAGGACGCCTACGTCCACTACGTCGAGGGCTGCACCGCGCCGATCTACAAGTCCGACTCGCTGCACTCCGCGGTCGTCGAGATCATCGTGAAGAAGGGCGGCCGCTGCCGCTACACGACCATCCAGAACTGGTCGAACAACGTCTACAACCTGGTCACCAAGCGGGCCAAGGCCGAGGCGGGCGCCACCATGGAGTGGGTCGACGGCAACATCGGCTCCAAGGTCACCATGAAGTACCCGGCGGTCTGGATGACCGGTGAGCACGCGCACGGCGAGGTGCTCTCGGTCGCGTTCGCCGGCGTCGGCCAGCACCAGGACACCGGCGCCAAGATGCTGCACCTGGCCCCGCACACCTCCTCGACCATCGTGTCGAAGTCGGTGGCGCGCGGCGGCGGGCGCGCGTCGTACCGCGGTCTGGTGCAGGTGAACAAGGGCGCCCACGGCTCCAAGTCGACCGTGAAGTGTGACGCGCTGCTGGTCGACACGATCAGCCGCTCCGACACCTACCCCTACGTCGACATCCGCGAGGACGACGTCACCATGGGCCACGAGGCCACCGTCTCCAAGGTGTCCGAGGACCAGCTGTTCTACCTGATGAGCCGCGGTCTCACCGAGGACGAGGCGATGGCGATGGTGGTGCGCGGCTTCGTCGAGCCCATCGCCAAGGAACTGCCGATGGAATACGCCCTCGAGCTGAACCGCCTGATCGAACTGCAGATGGAAGGAGCCGTCGGCTGA
- a CDS encoding rhomboid family intramembrane serine protease, whose product MRQGQRDVRQVRTVGGAPAGAAAVPYVTYALIAINVLVYLVTAAQAGSPMDNYRGSALFREFVLVPLLVADGEWWRLLGSGFLHYGAIHLLVNMFALYVVGRDLERVLGRVRFAAVYFVSLLGGSAAVMALADSLSATAGASGAVYGLFGAVTVTLIRLRQSPTPMLVVIGVNVLISFSLPGISLWGHLGGLAAGTLAALGILFVPTWLHARTPEAARTLGWASLGVIAAVCLGVAVAAALVLDGNRPMVTFGPAPTVSEAPLPR is encoded by the coding sequence ATGCGGCAGGGGCAGCGCGACGTGCGGCAGGTCCGCACCGTCGGCGGCGCGCCCGCCGGCGCTGCCGCGGTGCCGTATGTCACCTACGCGCTCATCGCGATCAACGTGCTCGTCTATCTCGTCACCGCCGCGCAGGCGGGCAGCCCGATGGACAACTATCGCGGCTCGGCGCTCTTCCGGGAGTTCGTGCTGGTGCCGCTGCTGGTGGCCGACGGCGAATGGTGGCGGTTGCTCGGTTCCGGCTTCCTGCACTACGGCGCGATCCACCTGCTGGTCAACATGTTCGCGCTCTACGTCGTGGGACGCGACCTCGAACGGGTGCTGGGCCGGGTGCGGTTCGCCGCGGTGTATTTCGTCTCGCTGCTCGGCGGTTCGGCGGCGGTGATGGCGCTGGCCGACTCGCTGAGCGCGACCGCGGGCGCGTCCGGCGCGGTGTACGGCCTGTTCGGCGCGGTCACCGTGACGCTGATCCGGCTGCGGCAGAGCCCGACGCCGATGCTGGTCGTCATCGGCGTGAACGTGCTGATCAGCTTCTCGCTACCCGGGATCTCGCTGTGGGGTCACCTGGGCGGTCTGGCCGCGGGCACCCTCGCCGCGCTCGGCATCCTGTTCGTGCCCACCTGGCTGCACGCGCGCACCCCGGAGGCGGCGCGCACCCTCGGCTGGGCCTCGCTCGGGGTGATCGCGGCGGTCTGCCTCGGTGTCGCGGTGGCGGCGGCGCTGGTGCTGGACGGCAACCGGCCCATGGTGACGTTCGGGCCCGCGCCCACCGTCAGCGAGGCGCCCCTGCCCCGGTAG